The region TCACCCGGTGCTTCAGAAAATACGCAAAGGCACACTCGATAGCCGTAACCTGTCGGCTGTTGTTTCGATTAGGCAACAGACTCTCCCCAACCAACAGAGTCAGGATCCTCTGCTCACCCGTCAGGTTGTGCTTGTCGGGGCGAGTATCTAAAGCAATATTCTCATTCTGCCCTGTCATGTATCTCAGATAATCACGGAACCCCACATCCTGAGTCTCCACCCAAGCAGTACGCTCGTACTCATTAACACCTCCCAACGGTAAATTAAGCATTCTAGCCAACTTAGGTGGGTCAAAAGAAATCCTTACGCCCTTCACTATCGAAGTGAGCACGGGCACTTGGTTAGTAGTCTTAACCTTCATATTCTGATAGAACTGATGAACCAAGTTGGGATACACAACATTCTCAATTCGCAAGAACATATTCAATAAACCTTGGAAATTAAGCATGTTCACAATCTCGGGCGAAAAGTGTAGCGGTTCAAGAGCTTTACCATCAATTATGTTGTAGCGAATATTGCTCGAGCCTTCTCCTTCCTCGGCTCGATTTCTTCTCGACATTGTGTTCTCGTTGGGGATCGAACTTGGGCTACCGTAGAAGAAACAAAATCGGTCGAAGCTGCGGACCCTTGCGGAAGACTTGCGGACTGGAGCGACGGACGTGCGCGATCTGGTCGTTGTTGGCGGATGGAGATTGCGGACTCTGGAGACAGTGGTGCGTGGTCTGGGCGCTAACGACGGAAAGAAGCTGCGGACCTTGGCGCTCTGTTGTTCACTGCTATTGcgggaaaagaaagagagaagcgGAGAGGGATGACGGGCTGCTTAGGGTTAAAACACGCTTGAAAGGACGCATGTGCCCTCCCAATTTGCGGATTGCTCCAACGGTAGGCTGAACTCCGTTACGCTGCTCGTCTGCGCCTCGCGGAACACTTCGGCGGAGCACTCTCTTCCGCTATCTACCTCCGTACGTACACACGGCAAACCTCCGCGGACACCCCTGTTCCGTGCCTCCCCACCGCACCGTTACTGCTTGGGCCCTTAGGATTTAAAACCAAAAACTTGCGCCTAAGACACCGCGAACCAAAACAGCTGGATGGCGTAGTCCCTTGCTATTAACCCTTAGGCGCGGGTTCGAGCCCCCTTGTGAACATTAGCTAGGTCCTTAGGCtcctttttcctttcctttgcgTTTTGCTCCTTTGCTTTGGCTTCACGAACTTCCCAACACTTGTAACACGATCGGGTCTTCCACTTCTTAACGAAACGCAACTTAGAACTTCCTAACTAACGATGGGTCGCCTACGGTTCGCTTAACGGTTCAACTCCTACAAACACTTAACGAAAGACTCGGAAAGCACTTAAACCACTTATTTAAAGATTAAGCTCGAAAGTTACCTTCTTCAAGTCCATTGGCCTCAGCTTGGGTACGGCCCATCACGAAGATCTTTCTCTGCTGTGGCCCCGCCTGCTGCCCTCGGCCTCCACTCGGCCGGCTGCCTCCACTACCCTCGGCCTCTCGAGAGGGTCGGGTCGCTGCTGGGGCTCCCTGTGCTGCGCTCGGTCGGGGCTGAGGTGGTCCTCCCTTCTTTGCCGTGCACTCATAGGCCCGATGTCCTCGCAACCCGCAGCTGTAGCACTCCACCAACCTCCCCTCGCAGTCGCGACCGGGGTGATCCCTCCCACAGCGTCTGCAGTCGAAGCGTCGAGTGCGCGCTCCATTGCCCCCTGAACCCTGCCCAAAGCTAGGGCGAGATCCACCGCTGTGACTAGcacctcctcgctgaaaaccGGCTCTCATCCCGGAGCTCCCGTGCCTGTACCGCTTGGAGTCTGAAGCTCCACCCTCAGTTGGCCGCTTGGAGCGGTCCTGGATCCCCTGACGGATAGACAGCACGCGGTAATGGTCAGCGGCGCTGCTGTAGGCCTCGCTCAGCGTCTGAAACTTGAATACGACCAAGGCCATACGCGTATCCAAGTTCAACCCGGCCACGAACCTCTCGATCCGGGTTTCCTCTGTCGGGGCTAACGTCGGCGCGAAGCGAGCCAACTCTAAGAAACGCTGGTGGTACTCCTGCACCGTCTTCGACCCCTGCTTGAGGTGCAAGAACTCCTCCTGCATCGCCGCTTTGACATGAGCTGGATAGAAGCGAGCTCTCAACCGGTCTTTGAACGTCTCCCAACCAAAGTCGGGCTCCTGCCGCATCGCTGGGCCGCCGTGGACCCACCACAAGTCAGCTTCCTCCTTCAGGTAAAAGCTCGCCACCTCGACCTGGCGACCTGGTGGGCACTCCACCACCTCGAGGATCTTGTCAAGCGCCCGGATCCACTCCTCCAAGATCACGGGGTCCTCCTCTCCGGCGAAGAAGGGTGGGTGCTGCCCCGCCACCCTCCGAACCAAGTCTGGCTGCCCGCGCTGGTTGTTCTGCACCATCGCGTTTCCGAGTAGCTGGGTGATCTGCGTCAGCTGCTGAAGATTCTGCATCAGCTGCTCCACGATTGGTGCTTCTGGGTAGTCCTCGCGTCTACGTGGCGGCACCATGATCGCTAGAAGAGGGGGAAACTAACAGAAAGCGAAGAGAACTGCGGTCGGCCTTAACCAAACACGCAAGAAGGCAAGTGAGAACGAGCTCACAGCAAGCAAACAACAAACAATCTGCAAAGCATAACCAAAGCAAGTAAACGAGTCCTCACCGCGCggcctagaattcacacatcttagAACTCTTAAACATCTTaacttctactgatcaagtcctagagtctcagattacaaccctaggatctctattcagacctcaacacaggctctgataccaactgtgacacccccaacctcacaccggctgagatagctaaagcttaacacaacagctgccaatctcaaccatcaaacgaaaacatagcggaagcgatttaaaacctaaggggcatcatgccacatctaggtataacacagcctagatgcacaggctaatcataaaacggactaagctgtcatagatataaaccaagataaaattctcaaaacataatccacaatcatcgaaagtactcaaaccactaatccagagtatactaataatatctcaaggcacacaggccaaaaccaaagtctaaacaaggtaaactaaggctaaacatcctcataaggaaagctctagcgcgctctcgcataactactccatacctggaaaacacacaaagaaccattagcaaaagaatgctaagcaaccaccattcacacccgcaaggagatatagatatacataagcttgtaaataggtttacacacccatatagaatataaacaccaacgaactgttcagtagttgaaaacgatactcaacaataataagctgaacgaatcacaaaccaagactcagtcaaacaaagccaatagccaacaacaaagcataatgcaataacgaaccataaccgagatccataaggtatcgaccgaattagcataaagagctcataaaacggaccaagaaggaaccccaactccaacctccaaaccaagtcaacccaaccaccaaaccaagtcaaaccacatagtcagaagtcaggagtcaagagtcaatcccggaaaaaccggtacacaggggtgaccaacccaaagtcagtggtcaagagccaaacccggaaaaccggtacacaggggtgatgagcccaatcacagggaccgaagtccaatcacagggaccgaagtccaatcacagggaccgacagtccaatcacagggagcgaagtccaatcacaggggtaatcaacccaatcacagggaccgaagtccaaagtcagaagtcaatagtagcacagtcaatagtagccaacaaccaccaacaacctcaaccaaaccaccatcacaacctcatactccaacatcactcaaagcaaccaaaacaaagtgttcatctcaaatatgaacacaaaccaactcccagataacgaatcaaaggatcaatagatcaagaataccaaaaatggaaaccaaagacatgaatcaatactccaagctaaggtataaaatacccaatCTCACAGCAAGCAAACAACAAACAATCTGCAAAGCATAACCAAAGCAAGTAAACGAGTCCTCACCGCGcgcctagaattcacacatcttagAACTCTTAAACATCTTaacttctactgatcaagtcctagagtctcagattacaaccctaggatctctattcagacctcaacacaggctctgataccaactgtgacaccccaacctcacaccggctgagatagctaaagcttaacacaacagctgccaatctcaaccatcaaacgaaaacatagcggaagcgatttaaaacctaaggggcatcatgccacatctaggtataacacagcctagatgcacaggctaatcataaaacggactaagctgtcatagatataaaccaagataaaattctcaaaacataatccacaatcatcgaaagtactcaaaccactaatccagagtatactaataatatctcaaggcacacaggccaaaaccaaagtctaaacaaggtaaactaaggctaaacatcctcataaggaaagctctagcgcgctctcgcataactactccatacctggaaaacacacaaagaaccattagcaaaagaatgctaagcaaccaccattcacacccgcaaggagatatagatatacataagcttgtaaataggtttacacacccatatagaatataaacaccaacgaactgttcagtagttgaaaacgatactcaacaataataagctgaacgaatcacaaaccaagactcagtcaaacaaagccaatagccaacaacaaaacataatgcaataacgaaccataaccgagatccataaggtatcgaccgaattagcataaagagctcataaaacggaccaagaaggaaccccaactccaacctccaaaccaagtcaacccaaccaccaaaccaagtcaaaccacatagtcagaagtcaggagtcaagagtcaatcccggaaaaaccggtacacaggggtgaccaacccaaagtcagtggtcaagagccaaacccggaaaaccggtacacaggggtgatgagcccaatcacagggaccgaagtccaatcacagggaccgaagtccaatcacagggaccgaagtccaatcacacaacccaatcacagggaccgaagtccaaagtcagaagtcaatagtagcacagtcaatagtagccaacaaccaccaacaacctcaaccaaaccaccatcacaacctcatactccaacatcactcaaagcaaccaaaacaaagtgttcatctcaaatatNNNNNNNNNNNNNNNNNNNNNNNNNgaacacaaaccaactcccagataatgaatcaaaggatcaatagatcaagaataccaaaaatggaaaccaaagacatgaatcaatactccaagctaaggtataaaataccccataaatgacatgaataaatactccaaagacatggtaaaatacccaacaaaacagtccaacaataatcagaaacaaaggagaataacagacaacaacaacagagaaatcgttcactggaaatcaactccccgtgaacttgcggaacactctcacggatcactgccttccgccagtctcctccgcgagaaggagacggcctccctcggcggaccaccctcctccgcccaagccaaccgtcgccaccttgcggatcgccctcgcgggttacattgtgccgttcaggtcttccgcaaggccaacccaaatcccttccagagacagttcaacccagatcaacaaatcccacttccagaatacaaaatcagaccaaatacactcacatttcatcccatttagagtccaaaaatagggaaatccataacatcattgatcatacaacacaagacaaatgatcaagatgaaaaccaacaaaatacatccaagaaataggccaaataacaagaaatttcaggatttccaacaccaagatcattatatatagaataggtgaataaaatagatttgatggacatggatggttacctcaaagagcttttcctacTCCAACAAGCCTCTagcaagctcacaaagccccaccttcttgatgatcatcttttttcccaaagaaccccaaaagaacattataagaatatgctaaaaagactatcaaaacacaaaatgcaagatggattctaggatagatgcacttacccactcctaaccaagcttaaaagagcaacctttacttgaaaacttgtagggaaagtGAAGATCAATTTTGGAGGATTTCCTAGATGAAAAATGGCGTGTGGGATTTCTTGTAGGAGGAAGaaggagtgaaagcttttaggttatttgatcatcaaaatatatattaggaatacatacaatatttagggtgtaagacatttaaagtgatgtgggcttaagtagcttataatataatgggtgtaggaaataaatataatcaagactagtaagttaggcttaatgaattcaccccttacaaattaatatagtagttagcccataagatgtcttagaaacaatatgtatattatataacatatgatcaagaaattgggcttgtaggaatattaaATCACAAAtgttgtaagggtccaaattgaataaagaaTCCCTTACAAGGATAAAtccaattaattgggctcttgactagaataaataaattaggctcatgaatatatatatacaagtgtatatatattaaattgaaagaattagcccaattggaaataattaaattgcccaaggaattaattatcgaacgaaaggcttgaaatgaatttacggggtgttacagtctAAGTTAGAAATTGTGAGGTTGTGAGTTTTGGATTCCAAGTGAGGTTTCTAGTAATGCCATAACCATTTTAGGTCTTTATGGCCTATCATAGAGCAAGGAAGCACCCAAGTGTCAACATTGCACCTATGAGAAAAtccatcgaacaccttgtctacacCTCATTCTAGATTACGCCCTCTTGGATCTAAGGCGGGAATTACAAGTGAAATTGAGGCTTTATCAAACTAGCAATCTATTGTCTAGAATGATAGATCCTAAACTATCTAGAGAGTTGGGTCCTAACTCCAGCGATACAAATCAATATTTATACTTAGTTTCCAACATGAAATCATGCCATAATCACAATTCCAATTCATCAATTCATACTCACACTAGCACAttgcaatgaaattacaatCCAATCTCTAGATATTTAGCCACTTATGTCTATTGATTGAAAACACAATGAATTGAAGTAAAGCATTAAgatgaaaatgatatatatacttcaattcATTCTGTTTGCAATCTATGGACTTGAGTAGCTAAATATCTAGAGATTGGAATGTGATTTCATTGCAATGTGCTAGTGCATGTGATTTTGAATGTGATATGGAATTGTGATTGTGAATATTGCTTGATTTCATTTTGGAAGTAAAAGTATTGATATGCATCTTTGGAGTTAGGGCCCAACTCTTTAGATAGTCTAGGATCTATCATTCTTGATAAGAGATTCCTAGTTTGATAATGCCTTAATTTCACTTGTAATTCTCGCCTTAGATCCGAGAGGATGTAGTCTGGAATGAGGTGTAGACAAGGTGTTCCACTAATTATCTCATAGGTGTAATGTTGACAATTGAGTGCTTCCTTACCCTATGATAGGCCATAAAGACCTAAACTGGCTATGGCATTGTTAGAAACTTCACTTAGAATCCTATACTCACAACCTCACAATTCCTAGCTTAGACACTTGAAGCACATTGCAATTGAAGATCAATCCTTATCTCGTATCTTCCCAATTTGATTTACTTGTGTAGTTTCTTTGCTTTATTGCACTCTCTACCTTGAAATCTTGCTCAATAATGAATGCACACTTTGAATTTTGTATATAAGAATCTTAAATCCACCATTTGCCTTGCATTGACAACTCAACGCTTCCAAATTTATCATCCATAGAGAACTACATCCCGAAGAATCTTCATTCCCTACTTTTCTTTCAATTCACCCATACTATACACATTGTCAGTAGTGGTCAGGTCTGAAGTTGTGCCACGACATCCAGAAAAATCGTGGTGGAGGTTCTACTGTTTCATCCTCTTAACTCTTCTAAGATTGCTCCAATTTAAGCCCATATGGCATTCCTTTGGTCGGGAATCCTTCAAAATATTTAACTGCACATAAGATAGGGCCTTGCAACAAATTAGCAACACTTTATAGCGTTTTCTTCATAAATCAAGCATAAAGGATGCCAACTAAGCGTAGATCAACCCCAAATTGACCCTTATCAcaactttccacactttaaccttgtttgtcctcaagcaagccaacaatcaaatgaaaagCATGAGTGCCAAAAGTAGCTTAGAGATTCTCAAAAATCAAATGGTCAATTAAGAAAATCGTGCACAGGAATCAAATGATCTTCAAGTTGCTTCTGACATATTGATCTTGCTTTACAATTTGCTTCTGATAAGTTGATTTTAACCTTTGCAAATTGATCTGAGTCTTTCAGGCTTTATTGACATTTTGGACCTTCTAATTCTGGCATATAGTcttcttcaaaattttcatagagCTTCATGCTGATGGCATTTCATAAAATTGCCTATTGTTGATCACTTGTATTttgatgacttatttgatcCTTGAGTCTTCTTGAACATTCAAGACTCCTGACTTCAGTTGTTATTTGATCATTCCATGTGTTTAATTTCGATTTAAACACCACTTTGATCTATTCTCTCATTTTAAGATCATATTCCTTTGTATTAGTCATCCTCCATTGAGTAGAACTCCTTCTCCTTAGAGCACAATGATCCTTCCCCTTTTGCTCCATTTAGTAGAActttgttctccttctccttagAGCACAATGATCCTTCCCCTTTTTGCTCCTTGACTTTGTATGGCTTCATGCTCCTTCTTTCGATTTGTGTTCTCCTTAGTCTTGACTCCATGCTCCTTCTTTCGATTTGTTTTCCTTTCCTTCTCTTTGGAGACTTTGTGCTCCTTGACTTTCTTCTCTGTGCTCCTTGACTTAGAGCATTGTTCTCTTAAAAAGTATGTCTTCAATAGGATTCAAGCCTTAGTCTTTTAGCTTTAAGATATCTCAAAAACTTCTACCACATTGCCATAAAGACTTTAGTTAATTGTTTTCCAAAGAATATTTATCAACTAACTTCCATCAAATCCTTATAGAcccaaaattaattttgtttgccATAAATTTTCGTGTACTTCACGAAATAAATTGGAGTCCATTTACTTTGACTCTGATTTTCCTTGACTATGAAGAACCTTATTGACTTGACAATTTGAtgttttttactaaaattacaataaaattatGGGGGTTTAACAAATTacatttggctcatcaaaaatctaattacaagatattcctatcaatttttctctttttattgatgccaaaacctatactcagTCATTTGGCTCAgtctttttaaaacataattttattaatttagactTGGCCATAGACGAGTTTAACAATTGATTTTTGATCTAGGAAAGTTGTTTTTAGACAAGGTAAAAACCTATTCGCATTTTTGAGATATCAATAGGATTAGAATAAATTACTCTATCATGTGATTCATACATGCTAAGTCTAAAAACTTCTttcattaacaaaaataaacataagcaacttatagatagatatacatatataacgtacaaaaaaaatcaaatgtcacaagttactttatttttttgttcttctCTTGCTCTAGTAACATATTTGTATGTTTTCTCATGCCAACAAAATCATTGTCAAATTGAATCATTATAGAAGCTTTCACGCACCTGACCAACAAGATAAAAAGTATAGGCTTCAGTGATTGTAACTCCTTGTAGTGCTCCTCCTTCGAACCAGTCTATGCATTTTTCTATGGTTCTTCCTTCTTCAAATATTGCACCATGGTCTTTGATGTACTCCTTGAGTTATATCACCATTTGTTCCTTGGCAAACACCTTAATTCTTTTGAGATTTTTCTCCGACGCCCATTTCATTTGATTGCATTTGCCTGATTTCTTTAGGCCCTTGGGAACATCCTATAATGGGAGCATTCTAGGTGGTTGTGCTCTCCTTCCATGTGATGCTACAAGATATAAATAAATGTTCTTGGCAATAGAAAAGTTAGAATACGTGTCAAAATTAGGAATTATTTCCCTTTGCTCTTCTTGCCTTCACATTGTACTGCCACCACCAGCTCCACTGCCACTGCCACCTTTTTCTCATGCATTTCTTCCTAATATAGCTTCCAAATTACTGAGTCTCTTTTCCCCATTTTTGGAATAAATGCATAATCAATAAGCTCAATAACCATGCTTCCTAGGCCATCAATAGAGGAATATATTCGGTCATTAGAACCCCTTAGGCAACTCACTTTGGTGTTTATAGAGCCAACTTCATTGTGTACATCATTCATTTGATTCTCATGTTGGTGCACCACCTTCGATAAGTTCTTATTTTGTTGCACCATGAAGGTCTCACCATGTCTCCTTTCTACCTCCAATACTGTGGTTAATTGAATCATAAAGTCATCCAAATTTGCCTTCAAGTTAGGAGTGAATATCACCAACTTGTTTCTCCATAACCCCTATGTCTTTCAACCATTTCTTGTAGACTTGCATAGGACTTTAGGTAGGAATCTTAAACCCTTTCAAAATGAGTGGCTAAAGCATTGTTTACTTGACCATCCAAATCATCTTGTAACTCATCAATCTTCTTGAACATGTCAAGTAAAATAATTTCCAAGTTTGATTGCCTCTCATTTGGTTGAGCATCATGAGTAGTAACGGTTAAATCTCCTTCATTTACTTGATTAGTTCCTCCTTTGCTTTTCAAGTCTTTCATTGCTCAAGTGAGTTTGTACTCCTTCGTCATTACCCAAATTGACTTCATGAGAGTTAATCGTATCATGGGCTTCCCCCTCAATAATGGCTTGCTCAATTTGACTTTCAACATGAACAATAGGTCTTGAGGTTTCTCCCGGAGCATGATGAATCTCTATTCAAGACATTTGAATTGACCTTGCCATTTGATATTTCCTCTAACTCTTCTAAATCTTCATTTGATAGAGGTTGAAATGAATCCTCTACAATAGGCAATTTTCCTTTATTCCTTTTGGTTTTCCTAGATCTTAATTTAGCCAAAAATTAGTGTTAATGGTGGATAGTCGTGTGGCTTGAGAAACCGTGGTGTTGCTAATCCATGCTAAAGAAAATTCTCCATCTTTCTCCATCTCGGGTCCAATCCTTGAAGTCATGGCATGATAAGAGTCTACCCTCTAATTTCTCCAATTAattactcttttatattcttcAAAGATAGTAGAATCCATTCCATCAACTTGAAAAATTTCAACACTTGCAACATCTTCATTCTCCCTTTCATTTTCCACTCCATTCTCCATGTCATTCTCTACTACACGTAGATCTCCTTGCACTTCTACCTCAATTGCTCCTAACTCCATGCGTGTAGTTTGTTCTCCTAGTAAGCTCAAAACATCACCATCTAAAGGCAAATGTTGTCTTTGTATCTCATGATATTGTTGACTAGGATTTTTTGGAATTTGAAGTAGCATGGGTGAGCTCACAACCTCTTTTTCTACTACTCTTCTCCTCCTATTCCAATTCATTGCCCCGCATATTCCCTCTCGGTCGTGACCTCCCCTTCTTTCTTTGGACCACACTTTGTGCTCCTTGACCGAACAATGTGCTCCTTGACTTAGTCTTTTAGCTTTTTAGATATCTCAAAAAACTTCTACCACCCTGCCATAAGCACTTTAGTGCACCATTATCCAAAGAATATTTATCAACTAACTTCCATCAAATCCTTGTAGACCCAAATTTAAtttccaaaattaattttgtttgctCTAAATTTTCCTATActtcacaaaaataaaatggagTCTATTTcctttgacttttatttttgatgttGTGGTTTTAGTGGTGGTGGATTGAAGGATAAAACGAGAAAAGAGTTCCCCGAGTGttgtgttctcaaggatgacaaattggaatcgaatcacgcattggcatttaggaggttaagagATAAGAGTTACGAGAACTAGCTAGGAACAAGAGAATAACAAGGCATAGGTTTGAACGGTacataaactatattaaaaca is a window of Ipomoea triloba cultivar NCNSP0323 chromosome 11, ASM357664v1 DNA encoding:
- the LOC115995975 gene encoding uncharacterized protein LOC115995975, with translation MVPPRRREDYPEAPIVEQLMQNLQQLTQITQLLGNAMVQNNQRGQPDLVRRVAGQHPPFFAGEEDPVILEEWIRALDKILEVVECPPGRQVEVASFYLKEEADLWWVHGGPAMRQEPDFGWETFKDRLRARFYPAHVKAAMQEEFLHLKQGSKTVQEYHQRFLELARFAPTLAPTEETRIERFVAGLNLDTRMALVVFKFQTLSEAYSSAADHYRVLSIRQGIQDRSKRPTEGGASDSKRYRHGSSGMRAGFQRGGASHSGGSRPSFGQGSGGNGARTRRFDCRRCGRDHPGRDCEGRLVECYSCGLRGHRAYECTAKKGGPPQPRPSAAQGAPAATRPSREAEGSGGSRPSGGRGQQAGPQQRKIFVMGRTQAEANGLEEGNFRA